The sequence below is a genomic window from Chloracidobacterium sp..
GTGCTGACGGCGGCGGCGGCGCTAACGGTCGGCGGCTTCCTGTTGGCGCGGGCGTGGCTGCCCTATGGCGGGACGCGCGGTGCGATGATCCAAGCAGCCGGACTCGCTTATGCGCTGTTTGTCGTCTTTCTGGCGCTGAATCGGCGGTGGGATCGGGAGGCGTTCAACGTCCAGACGATTGTCGGCTATGGGTTGCTGATCCTGTTCGTCGTTGTCACGATAGCGTTGAGCGGTGTCGCCCGAACGGTTTATCGCGCACCTTCGCTGACGCATGTGGACTGGCTGCACGGCGTCGCCGAAGGGACGATGACCGTTGCCAACTTAGTGTTGGTGTTGGGTTTACGCCGGTCGCTCCGGTCGGTGGAAGCCGCCGCCGTTCCGACGGCGACCATTGCGCCGGCTTGAAAAGCCGACTACATCTATACGGGCTTAGTTGCTGATGCGCCCGTAGCTCAATTGGATAGAGCATCAGACTTCGGATCTGAGGGTTGGGAGTTCGAGTCTCTCCGGGCGCACTCCACTTCGTTTCCACAAACCTTCCCAAACCCGCACAAGCCCAGTCAAAGTCAAGCCTCGCACCTGACCGCTTCTATTTTGCCGCCGGAACAAGTTTCCGTTGGATGCTTGCCGGGCTCGTGATTTGTTCTTGTTAGGGCGCGAGTTAGGGTGAGAGACAGGAACGACGCAGGGGAAGCGGTGTTGGGCACAGTAGGGGCGCTGGCGAAGCCGGCCGTCCGGTCGCCTAGCAAGAGCCAGACGCCTATGGCCCAGCGAAGGTGCGCCACAAGTTGACGCTCGTTTGCAGGACGCCGACGACCAAACCCACATACGTTCCAAACGTCATAATGCCCCGTAGCTCGCGGCCGGCGGTCTCATAGACGAGACTTTCAAAGATGTCGTTCGAGAACGTCTCAAAACGACGCTTGATGATGCCCCGAATGTCCAGCCGCTCGCTAAGCCGCCGAACAAGATCCTGGGCGATCCGCTTCTGAAGCGGACGTTCGCTGGAAAAGATCGCCTCCGGCAACCGCCGCAGCGCCTCATCAACGACTTCCCGAATCGCCATACTCTCGGAAAGTTGATCGGCAAGCTCATTGATGGCGCGGTCAACAATG
It includes:
- a CDS encoding DUF2499 domain-containing protein, which translates into the protein MSLLSPTVWVIHIASVTEWTLAIGLAWRLGAALGRVDVQRLAVAMLPHWGAGLCVLAWHATNDAPDVMWLPRTHELLTLVGSVGLATAALHLREWVRRYPRFVLVLTAAAALTVGGFLLARAWLPYGGTRGAMIQAAGLAYALFVVFLALNRRWDREAFNVQTIVGYGLLILFVVVTIALSGVARTVYRAPSLTHVDWLHGVAEGTMTVANLVLVLGLRRSLRSVEAAAVPTATIAPA